The genomic window AACTAATTTATCCTGGACAACTTTACGCGCAAGATGCTAATGAAGGTAAGTTTGTATATGGTTACTTGTATAAGCATAAGCTATGCATCGACGGTGTAGACCACAACATTTACTACCTGGTAGCTTCTAATTATCACAAGTATGAACTGATAATTATCACAAGTATGAATTGAATCCTAAATGCAATGTATAAACAAAAGTATTGTGCCTGTATCAAATAAAAAGACTTTGGTGTGCAAGAGTCGCATACGAATATACATCTAACATTGAAACAATGCAAGAGGTGGTTTCTCTGAAAGCAAAGAGGGCATTGGTTTACAAAGCTTAAGTATAGAAATCACTAAAGAAATATATTATTGCcccttccttaaattatgcaagcACTTGGTATATTCTTTTTAGATGACGATGCTAGCATAGGTTTTCATGGTCCAAATTTTGTGTTGCTGAGTGGTGTCAGTATAGGCATATCTTTTTGCCTGCTTAAAACTTCATGACATTAAGAAATTGTTTTCATAATAAGCCTACGAAGCTTAAATTACGCATCTTACTGAGAGGAATAGGCATAGAAAAACTATCTACAACAGATAACTAAAGCATCGGTTGTTTTCTATTATACAATCGCCAACCTCACAACGGGGCTGTGAATTCTCGTACTCAGTGTAATCTGATGAGAAGTGGCTAAAGGCCTCTTCCATGCCTGGCACTTCCTCCTGCATCAAATATTCAGAACAGCTTCAGTGTATACCAAGGAAATCTCTGGTCAAAAGAATGCTTGTCTATTTTCCAGAAAGGAAGCTACCTTAGGCAGCTGGTCTTCAGATTGGTTTTTGTTGGAGTATTCTTCATCCAGAGAAAACTTGGCATGTATTCTGCCCATAGGCAACCACCAAATATGTGCATGAAACGAAAGTCACACGAAACTGAAAAATAACACGACCCTTGGACAAACCCGGCACAATGAGACAATCAATAAATGAACAGTATGCAGGAAAAGATAAATACATCTTGAGCCAAAAAGAAAGCACATGCGGTGGAAAAGGAGAGAAAACCTTGAGCGGCAGTAGCAAGTTGCAGGTGCAGATGCAGAAACAGAGCAACTCTTCAAACCTGCAAAATAAACCTAGATAGATCCATAAGAACATAAGCATAGCAACGCAGGCACAGAAACCAGCAAAACACACATAAAACAGAGCCCATTCAACAGATGCAGAGCAACAGAACGACACCATAAATATTCACAGCTCATTATATTAGGCCACCATATATTATATCTAGAGCATCTTTTTCCTGAAATTCACAAAAGCTTTTAGCTTGCTAGCGCTATGACCATCTTCCCCTCATCTAGAAACCTAATAAGATGCTTATGAATGAACCTCATATGATGTGCTTTCAGCTAAATTAATAGACACAAGAAGCATAAAGCCTCTAACCACCCCAACAACAAAAATATGATTGTAAGACAGTCTAGAAAAGAGAATAGAACACACCATACCAATATCATCCTTAGCACACAGACTCGTAGCACATGCATATCTATGCACCAACGAAAGAAAGAAGGCAAGGAGCAGCACATTACTAGTATTAAGAACCACAACCAGGATAGTGGCGAGCAAACGAAGTGGAACATCAGACGAACAATCTGAGAAGAAACATAGTCAGGTCACCACA from Triticum aestivum cultivar Chinese Spring chromosome 3B, IWGSC CS RefSeq v2.1, whole genome shotgun sequence includes these protein-coding regions:
- the LOC123072023 gene encoding uncharacterized protein — its product is MFHFVCSPLSWLWFLILVYFAGLKSCSVSASAPATCYCRSRIHAKFSLDEEYSNKNQSEDQLPKEEVPGMEEAFSHFSSDYTEYENSQPRCEVGDCIIENNRCFSYLL